One stretch of Miscanthus floridulus cultivar M001 chromosome 18, ASM1932011v1, whole genome shotgun sequence DNA includes these proteins:
- the LOC136523798 gene encoding uncharacterized mitochondrial protein AtMg00810-like, with the protein MAARFRMSDLGALTYYLGIEVRQGKEELTLGQNAYASKLLERSSMAKCKPCVTLMEERLKLTKASTAVKVDATLYRSIIGGLRYLVHMRPNIAFAMGYVSRFMEDPREDHWAVVKRLLRYVKGTVDQGIIFPKTGRSRLQLIVFSDADMTGDIDKRWSTSRVLVFIGSAPISWFLLKQKVVVLST; encoded by the coding sequence atggcggctcgttttcgaatgagcgatctcggcgcactcacctactacctcggcatcgaggtgagacaggggaaggaggaactcacactCGGTCAGAACGCATATGCCTCCAAGCTATTGGAGAGGAGCAGCATGGctaagtgcaagccatgcgtgactctaatggaggagcggctgaagctgacgaaagCCAGCACCGcggtgaaggtggatgcaacactctaccggagcatcatcggcggtctgcgctatctagtccacatgaggccgaacattgcgttcgccatgggctatgtcagtcgcttcatggaggatcccagagaggatcactgggctgtggTGAAGCGGCTGCTACGCTACgttaaggggacggtggatcaagggatcatcttcccaaagaccggcaggagtaggctgcagctaattgtgttcagcgatgcagacatgacgGGGGACATCGACAAACGGTGGAGCACATCTAGAGTGCTCGTCTTCATCGGGTCAGCCCCAATTTCATGGTTcttgctgaaacagaaggtggtggtgtTGTCTACGTga